Proteins found in one Crassostrea angulata isolate pt1a10 chromosome 3, ASM2561291v2, whole genome shotgun sequence genomic segment:
- the LOC128177354 gene encoding uncharacterized protein LOC128177354 produces the protein MHCAQTVVETCTKHGDLLDMFCVDCEENICITCVQQNHRSHDWNRKNKILDRLKSELADQCHLVRQKEIPSLQTEIQKIKRLKSDNEKEFAEEIEKISSHTEAAVMSLHKLSKDLVRHCELLKSLNEENLEEKKKEIETIVFQFECSLKGFEEEIKTSNLSELLQIKKKMISIPHPKNLNKEETTLQHINFTAGEIKENLLRSILGKVDQTSRSVTVSKLLDAKIGIKRFKYISPISQTHAWCREFRSSENVLIDITKGSKEMTCSFGEYQSAPIPEDIITLKNGDNIYTWHAGHCVMKISPSKLKDAETVDIKVTKLVDISPLFPVGICAPSDNRFLVSAIDTPAIKRDSFTKDQPQKSVVILLTEKGKIKKKFQYQNDNKTPLFIYPYRIAENTNGDICVIDLSGTNNGHLVVLSSSGRLKFQYRGTGPNKADFDPRGICCDSAGHILLGDCNNRRVHLLNEKGSFLTYLIKTDEELWSMSLFSTTLWIGGENGFVYVYHYQLNDP, from the coding sequence ATGCACTGTGCTCAGACTGTAGTAGAGACATGTACCAAACATGGAGACTTGCTAGACATGTTCTGTGTGGATTGTGAGGAGAATATATGTATCACTTGTGTACAACAGAATCACAGATCCCATGACTGGAACAGGAAGAATAAAATACTAGATCGTCTAAAGTCAGAGCTCGCAGACCAATGTCATCTTGTCCGACAAAAAGAAATTCCTTCGCTTCAAACAGAAATCCAGAAAATCAAGAGACTAAAATCAGACAACGAAAAAGAATTTGCAGAAGAAATAGAAAAGATTTCATCACACACAGAAGCAGCTGTGATGAGTTTACATAAACTATCAAAAGATTTAGTACGACATTGTGAATTATTAAAATCACTAAACGAAGAGAACCTCgaggaaaaaaaaaaggaaatagaaACTATTGTGTTTCAATTTGAATGTAGTTTGAAAGGCTTTGAAGAGGAAATCAAGACTTCCAACTTGTCTGAACTTCTtcagataaaaaagaaaatgatctCGAtccctcatccaaaaaatctgaACAAAGAAGAGACCACTTTGCAACATATCAATTTCACAGCCGGTGAAATAAAAGAGAACCTTCTTCGGTCAATACTAGGAAAAGTTGATCAAACTTCCAGGTCAGTAACGGTCTCCAAACTATTGGATGCAAAAATAGGAATAAAAAGATTTAAGTATATTTCTCCGATCTCCCAAACTCATGCTTGGTGTAGGGAATTCAGGTcttcagaaaatgttttgattgACATCACAAAAGGCTCGAAAGAAATGACCTGTTCATTTGGAGAGTACCAATCGGCTCCCATTCCTGAGGATATCATCACCCTAAAAAATGGCGACAATATCTATACATGGCATGCTGGTCACTGTGTGATGAAAATATCTCCTTCCAAACTCAAGGACGCTGAAACGGTTGATATTAAAGTGACAAAACTTGTAGATATTTCTCCATTGTTTCCAGTTGGAATCTGCGCTCCTTCAGATAACCGTTTCCTTGTTTCTGCCATAGATACCCCAGCGATCAAGCGCGATAGTTTTACTAAAGATCAACCACAGAAAAGTGTCGTCATACTTTTAACAGAAAAGGGAAAGATTAAAAAGAAGTTTCAGTATCAAAATGACAACAAGACACCATTGTTTATTTATCCTTACAGAATTGCAGAAAATACTAACGGTGACATTTGTGTCATTGATTTGTCAGGGACGAATAATGGACACCTTGTTGTTCTTTCATCCTCTGGTCGGCTCAAATTTCAGTACAGAGGTACTGGTCCAAACAAGGCAGACTTTGATCCAAGGGGGATTTGCTGCGATTCCGCCGGTCATATATTGCTAGGCGACTGTAACAATAGGCGTGTGCATCTTCTGAATGAGAAGGGTAGTTTTCTGACTTATCTGATCAAAACGGACGAAGAACTGTGGTCAATGTCTTTGTTTTCGACCACCTTGTGGATTGGTGGGGAAAACGGATTTGTTTACGTCTATCATTACCAATTAAATGACCCTTGA